A DNA window from Gemmatimonadaceae bacterium contains the following coding sequences:
- the tesB gene encoding acyl-CoA thioesterase II — protein MGDEGRHPVVDELLALLDLEALEVNIYRGTNRDIGSGRVFGGQVFAQALVAAQRTVAAGRDAHSVHGYFLRAGDLKAPIIFFVDRPRDGGSFTSRRVTAIQHGEAIFHLSASFHVSEPGLEHQVTMPDVPPPESLVSELDLIRERADRIPEPMRAVLTQDRPIDFRTVHPVDPFVSEPRDPVRYVWFKAMSRLPDEHIVHQAVLAYASDYGLLPTALHPHGVAYRDRRLQIASLDHSLWLHRPFRADDWLLYSMESPAAAGARGFTRGAIFTRSGELVASVAQEGLIRIRTDGA, from the coding sequence ATGGGTGACGAGGGACGACATCCGGTGGTGGACGAGCTGCTCGCGCTGCTCGACCTCGAGGCGCTCGAGGTGAACATCTATCGCGGCACCAACCGCGACATCGGCTCGGGGCGGGTGTTCGGCGGGCAGGTCTTCGCGCAGGCGCTCGTGGCGGCCCAGCGCACGGTGGCGGCCGGACGCGACGCGCACTCGGTGCACGGCTATTTCCTGCGGGCCGGCGACCTGAAGGCGCCCATCATCTTCTTCGTGGACCGGCCGCGTGATGGCGGCAGCTTCACCAGCCGGCGCGTCACCGCCATCCAGCACGGCGAGGCGATCTTCCACCTCTCGGCGTCGTTCCACGTCAGCGAACCCGGACTGGAGCACCAGGTGACGATGCCGGACGTGCCGCCACCCGAATCGCTCGTGTCGGAGCTCGACCTCATTCGCGAGCGTGCCGATCGCATCCCGGAGCCCATGCGGGCCGTGCTCACGCAGGATCGACCGATCGACTTCCGCACCGTGCATCCGGTCGATCCGTTCGTCTCGGAGCCGCGCGACCCGGTGCGGTACGTCTGGTTCAAGGCGATGTCGCGGCTCCCCGATGAGCACATCGTCCATCAGGCGGTGCTGGCGTACGCGTCGGATTACGGCCTGCTCCCCACGGCGCTGCATCCGCATGGCGTGGCGTACCGTGACCGCCGCCTGCAGATCGCCTCGCTCGATCATTCGCTCTGGCTGCATCGCCCATTCCGGGCCGATGACTGGCTGCTGTACAGCATGGAAAGCCCGGCGGCAGCCGGCGCGCGGGGCTTCACGCGCGGCGCCATATTCACGCGCAGCGGCGAGTTGGTGGCGTCCGTCGCGCAGGAAGGACTCATTCGCATCCGCACCGATGGCGCGTAG
- a CDS encoding aldehyde dehydrogenase family protein, translating to MATVAELFQTMEYGPAPEADAPARAWLAAHDGTFGHFIGGSWTRAGKTFDTVDPSTGTRLARVTQGTAKDVAAAVAAARKAYPAWSKLTPHARARHLYALARMVQKHARLFAVLETLDNGKPIRESRDVDVPLVARHFYHHAGWAQLADTEFAGYGPVGVVGQIIPWNFPLLMLSWKVAPALAAGNTVVLKPAEFTPLTALLFAEFARQAGLPAGVLNVITGDGETGAALVNHPKVDKIAFTGSTEVGKIIRRATAGSGKKLSLELGGKSPFVVFEDADLDGVVEGVVDAIWFNQGQVCCAGSRLLVQEGIAEKLYGKLRARMEKLRLGPPLDKTIDMGAVVAPVQLERIRALVEQGKQEGATVWQPARPVPTSGSFYPPTLCTDVFPSSTIAQVEIFGPVLVAMTFRTPEEAVALANNTPYGLAASVWTENINLALDIAPKIKAGVVWVNATNLFDAAAGFGGYRESGFGREGGREGMWEYMRRRKTGDGRREARRSTSSVTRLPSSVTPSSGGAVDRTAKLYIAGKQARPDSGYSRVVTTPKGRILGEVGDGNRKDIRNAVEAAHAAKGWAASTGHLRAQVLYYIGENLDARRAEFAARLAAMTGGTTAAGRREVDASVRRLFTYAAWADKWDGAVHGVPLRGVALAMHEPIGVVGVGASEDAPLLGLLSLVAPLIATGNTVVAVPSERHPLAATDLYQVFETSDLPGGVVNIVTGERDALVKVLAEHEDVDAVWYRGSAAGVKTVEYASAANMKRTWCASASPDWYDVVEGEGRVYLRESVQVKNIWIPYGE from the coding sequence ATGGCGACCGTAGCCGAGCTGTTCCAGACGATGGAGTACGGCCCCGCCCCCGAGGCCGACGCACCGGCGCGCGCCTGGCTGGCCGCGCACGACGGCACCTTCGGGCACTTCATTGGCGGTTCGTGGACGAGAGCGGGGAAGACGTTCGACACCGTTGATCCCTCGACGGGAACGCGCCTCGCGCGCGTGACGCAGGGGACGGCGAAGGACGTGGCTGCCGCCGTGGCGGCTGCGCGCAAGGCCTATCCGGCCTGGAGCAAGCTCACGCCGCACGCCCGCGCGCGGCACCTGTACGCCCTCGCCCGCATGGTGCAGAAGCATGCGCGGCTGTTCGCGGTGCTCGAGACGCTCGACAATGGCAAGCCCATTCGCGAGTCGCGCGACGTGGATGTGCCGCTCGTGGCGCGTCACTTCTATCATCACGCCGGGTGGGCGCAACTGGCCGACACCGAGTTCGCCGGCTACGGACCCGTGGGGGTCGTCGGGCAGATCATCCCCTGGAACTTCCCGCTGCTGATGCTCTCGTGGAAAGTGGCGCCGGCGCTCGCCGCCGGAAACACGGTCGTGCTGAAGCCGGCCGAGTTCACGCCGCTCACCGCGCTGCTCTTCGCGGAGTTCGCGCGGCAGGCGGGACTCCCGGCGGGCGTGCTGAATGTCATCACCGGTGACGGCGAGACCGGCGCCGCGCTGGTGAATCACCCCAAGGTGGACAAGATCGCCTTCACCGGCTCCACCGAAGTGGGGAAGATCATCCGCCGGGCGACGGCCGGGAGCGGCAAGAAGCTCTCGCTCGAACTCGGCGGCAAGAGTCCGTTCGTCGTCTTCGAGGATGCCGATCTCGATGGCGTCGTCGAGGGGGTCGTGGATGCCATCTGGTTCAACCAGGGGCAGGTCTGCTGCGCCGGCTCGCGCCTGCTCGTGCAAGAGGGCATCGCCGAGAAGCTGTACGGCAAGCTGCGCGCGCGGATGGAGAAGCTTCGTCTCGGACCGCCGCTCGACAAGACCATCGACATGGGCGCCGTGGTGGCGCCGGTCCAGCTCGAGCGCATCCGCGCGCTGGTGGAGCAGGGGAAGCAGGAAGGAGCAACGGTCTGGCAGCCGGCACGGCCGGTGCCAACGTCAGGCTCGTTCTATCCGCCCACGCTCTGCACCGACGTCTTTCCGTCGAGCACCATCGCGCAGGTGGAGATCTTCGGCCCGGTGCTGGTGGCGATGACGTTCCGCACGCCGGAAGAGGCCGTGGCGCTCGCGAACAACACGCCGTACGGCCTCGCCGCCTCGGTCTGGACCGAGAACATCAACCTCGCGCTCGACATCGCGCCGAAGATCAAGGCCGGCGTGGTCTGGGTGAACGCCACGAACCTCTTCGACGCCGCGGCCGGTTTCGGCGGCTATCGCGAGAGCGGCTTCGGGCGCGAGGGTGGGCGCGAAGGAATGTGGGAGTACATGCGCAGACGGAAGACGGGAGACGGGAGACGGGAGGCCCGTCGTTCGACTTCGTCCGTCACCCGTCTTCCGTCTTCCGTCACGCCGTCTTCAGGCGGCGCGGTCGACCGCACCGCCAAGCTCTACATCGCCGGCAAGCAGGCGCGTCCCGACAGCGGCTACTCCCGTGTCGTGACGACGCCCAAGGGGCGCATCCTCGGCGAAGTCGGCGACGGCAATCGCAAGGACATCCGCAACGCGGTCGAAGCGGCGCACGCGGCCAAGGGATGGGCGGCGAGCACGGGACACCTGCGCGCGCAGGTTCTGTACTACATCGGCGAGAACCTCGACGCGCGCCGCGCCGAGTTCGCGGCACGACTGGCGGCGATGACGGGCGGCACGACCGCCGCAGGACGGCGCGAAGTGGACGCGTCGGTGCGCCGCCTCTTCACGTACGCCGCGTGGGCCGACAAGTGGGACGGCGCGGTGCATGGCGTGCCACTGCGCGGGGTGGCGCTGGCGATGCACGAGCCCATCGGCGTCGTTGGCGTGGGAGCATCCGAGGACGCGCCGCTGCTTGGCCTCCTCTCGCTCGTCGCCCCGCTCATCGCGACCGGCAACACGGTCGTCGCGGTGCCAAGCGAGCGGCATCCGCTGGCGGCCACCGATCTCTACCAGGTGTTCGAGACCTCGGACCTGCCGGGCGGCGTGGTGAACATCGTCACCGGGGAGCGCGACGCGCTGGTGAAGGTGCTCGCCGAGCACGAGGATGTCGATGCGGTCTGGTATCGCGGAAGCGCCGCGGGGGTGAAGACGGTGGAGTATGCGTCGGCGGCGAACATGAAGCGCACCTGGTGCGCGAGCGCGTCGCCGGACTGGTACGACGTGGTCGAGGGTGAGGGGCGCGTGTACCTGCGTGAGTCGGTGCAGGTGAAGAACATCTGGATTCCGTACGGGGAGTGA
- the deoC gene encoding deoxyribose-phosphate aldolase translates to MSAITRNPGEPLDLERVRAIRVNRSAAERRAATIGTRRTVKKQWQAAWLLRAITLIDLTTLSGDDTPGNVKRLCAKARHPLRPDLEEALGVASLRPTVGAVCVYHEMVPTAVAALEGSGIPVAAVSTGFPAGLSPFKQRVEEIGASVQAGAREIDVVITRGFVLTGQWEKLYDEVRAFREACGEAHLKVILATGELATLTNVARASWVAMQAGADFIKTSTGKESVNATLPVSLAMVRQIREYRERTGFQIGYKPAGGIRTAKQALEFLMLMNEELGREWLEPTLFRFGASSLLTDLERQLEMFVTGRYAAAHHHPMP, encoded by the coding sequence GTGAGCGCGATCACGCGCAACCCGGGCGAGCCGCTCGACCTCGAGCGCGTGCGCGCCATTCGCGTGAACCGCAGCGCGGCCGAGCGGCGCGCGGCGACCATCGGCACGCGCCGCACGGTGAAGAAGCAGTGGCAGGCCGCCTGGCTGCTGCGCGCCATCACGCTCATCGACCTCACGACGCTGAGCGGCGACGACACGCCCGGCAACGTGAAGCGGCTTTGCGCCAAGGCGCGGCACCCGCTGCGCCCCGATCTCGAGGAAGCGCTCGGCGTGGCGTCGCTGCGTCCCACCGTCGGTGCGGTGTGCGTGTACCACGAGATGGTGCCCACGGCCGTGGCCGCGCTCGAGGGGAGCGGCATCCCGGTGGCCGCGGTGAGCACCGGCTTTCCCGCCGGGCTGTCGCCGTTCAAGCAGCGCGTCGAGGAGATCGGCGCTTCGGTGCAGGCCGGCGCGCGCGAGATCGACGTCGTCATCACGCGCGGCTTCGTCCTCACGGGCCAGTGGGAGAAGCTCTACGACGAGGTGCGCGCCTTCCGCGAAGCCTGCGGCGAGGCGCACCTCAAGGTGATCCTCGCCACCGGCGAACTGGCCACGCTCACCAACGTGGCGCGCGCGAGCTGGGTGGCGATGCAGGCCGGCGCCGATTTCATCAAGACGTCCACCGGCAAGGAGAGCGTCAACGCCACGCTCCCCGTCTCGCTGGCGATGGTGCGGCAGATCCGCGAGTACCGCGAGCGCACTGGCTTCCAGATCGGCTACAAGCCGGCCGGCGGCATTCGCACGGCGAAGCAGGCGCTCGAGTTCCTGATGCTGATGAATGAGGAGCTCGGCCGCGAATGGCTCGAGCCCACCCTGTTCCGTTTTGGCGCCAGCAGCCTGCTCACCGACCTCGAGCGCCAGCTCGAGATGTTCGTGACCGGGCGCTATGCCGCGGCGCACCACCACCCGATGCCCTGA
- the asnS gene encoding asparagine--tRNA ligase: MSQTFARIGELAKYTGQAVTVRGWVSHLRSSGKVAFIVMRDGSGVLQCVLVKKQMPENDWARFAELTLETSVAVTGEVRADDRAPGGFELGVTALGIVGASPLDYPIQPKEHGIDFLLDNRHLWLRSPRQAAIARVRHEVEQGIHDFFYERGFLRVDTPILTAAIGERAGLFETEYFDEGTAYLAQTGQLYGEAAAAAFGRIYTFGPTFRAEKSKTRRHLTEFWMIEPEMAWYDQAMNQDLQEEFVSYLVQRCLTRRAAELKELERDTSKLETVNGGFPRIPYTEAVEILRKKGSDIKWGDDLGAEDEALLVADYDRPVFVCNYPKEAKAFYMKENPDDPRTVLCADLLAHEGYGEIIGGSQREDDYDKMVARITHEGLPMDAYGWYLDLRKYGTFVHSGFGLGLERTVAWICGVQHIRECIAFPRMMHRVRP, from the coding sequence GTGAGCCAGACGTTTGCCCGCATCGGAGAACTTGCGAAGTACACCGGCCAGGCCGTGACCGTGCGCGGGTGGGTGAGCCACCTGCGGTCGAGCGGCAAGGTCGCCTTCATCGTGATGCGCGACGGGAGCGGCGTCCTGCAGTGCGTCCTCGTGAAGAAGCAGATGCCCGAGAACGATTGGGCGCGCTTCGCCGAACTGACGCTCGAGACGAGCGTGGCCGTGACGGGCGAAGTGCGCGCCGACGATCGCGCACCGGGCGGATTCGAGCTCGGCGTGACGGCGCTCGGCATTGTCGGCGCTTCGCCGCTCGACTATCCCATCCAGCCCAAGGAGCACGGCATCGACTTCCTGCTCGACAACCGGCACCTCTGGCTGCGGTCGCCGCGCCAGGCGGCCATTGCGCGAGTGCGGCACGAGGTGGAGCAGGGGATCCACGACTTCTTCTACGAACGCGGCTTCCTGCGCGTCGACACGCCGATTCTCACGGCCGCCATCGGCGAGCGCGCCGGCCTGTTCGAGACGGAGTACTTCGACGAAGGGACGGCCTACCTGGCGCAGACGGGCCAGCTGTACGGCGAGGCGGCGGCCGCCGCCTTTGGACGCATCTACACCTTCGGCCCCACGTTCCGCGCCGAGAAGAGCAAGACGCGCCGCCACCTCACCGAGTTCTGGATGATCGAACCCGAGATGGCGTGGTATGACCAGGCGATGAACCAGGACCTGCAGGAGGAGTTCGTCAGCTATCTCGTGCAGCGCTGCCTCACGCGGCGCGCGGCCGAACTGAAGGAGCTGGAACGCGACACGTCGAAGCTGGAGACGGTGAACGGCGGCTTTCCGCGCATTCCGTATACCGAGGCGGTGGAGATCCTCCGGAAGAAAGGGAGCGACATCAAGTGGGGCGACGACCTGGGTGCCGAAGACGAAGCGCTGCTGGTGGCCGACTACGACCGCCCCGTCTTCGTGTGCAACTACCCGAAGGAGGCGAAGGCCTTCTACATGAAGGAGAATCCGGACGATCCGCGCACCGTGCTCTGTGCCGACCTGCTGGCGCACGAGGGGTACGGCGAGATCATCGGCGGGTCGCAGCGCGAGGACGATTACGACAAGATGGTGGCCCGCATCACGCACGAAGGGCTGCCGATGGACGCGTACGGCTGGTATCTCGACCTGCGCAAGTACGGCACGTTCGTGCACTCGGGTTTCGGCCTCGGGCTCGAGCGCACCGTCGCCTGGATCTGCGGCGTGCAGCACATCCGCGAGTGCATTGCCTTCCCGCGGATGATGCATCGCGTGCGGCCGTGA
- a CDS encoding PQQ-dependent sugar dehydrogenase codes for MRLSFAPRFLCIAALTAAPALLSAQSTKLACDAGLTVPAGFCAQVVADRLGAPRHVVVAANGDVLINANPARGGAESGTGTGPGGGVILLRDTDGDGRADLVRRLGGSGGTGIALGGGFLWATDRNNVVRYRYAVGDTMLGTADTILVDLPTGGHNAYNFVVHGSVLYLNVGSRTNSCQERDRQPNSKGVDPCVELETRAGIWTFDANRPRQTLASGRRFATGIRNAVGLAWNEPADELWTMMHGRDQLAMNWGFSDDYNAENPGEELLQLRLGDDFGWPYCYYSTELKKLVLAPEYGGDGKQVGRCAAKKGPVYAFPGHWAPNALLFYTGKSFPSEYRHGAFVVFHGSWNRAPLVQDGFRVSFVPLARGRAAGAARTFADGFASEAFKGNRTAGPPPAGARNHRPTGIAQAPDGSIYITDDLSGTVYRIRYQGK; via the coding sequence ATGCGCCTCTCCTTTGCCCCGCGATTCCTGTGCATCGCCGCCCTCACGGCGGCGCCTGCGCTGCTGTCGGCGCAGTCGACCAAGCTTGCGTGCGACGCGGGCCTGACCGTGCCGGCCGGATTCTGCGCGCAGGTCGTCGCGGATCGTCTCGGTGCGCCGCGCCACGTGGTGGTGGCCGCCAACGGCGACGTGCTCATCAACGCCAATCCGGCGCGTGGCGGCGCCGAGAGCGGAACTGGCACCGGACCCGGTGGGGGCGTGATCCTGCTGCGCGACACCGATGGTGACGGGCGCGCCGACCTGGTGCGCCGGCTTGGCGGAAGTGGCGGCACCGGCATCGCCCTTGGTGGCGGATTCCTGTGGGCGACGGACCGCAACAATGTCGTGCGATACCGCTACGCGGTGGGCGACACGATGCTGGGGACGGCGGACACGATTCTCGTGGACCTCCCGACCGGCGGCCACAACGCCTACAACTTCGTGGTGCACGGCAGCGTGCTGTACCTCAACGTCGGATCGCGCACCAACTCGTGCCAGGAGCGCGACCGGCAGCCGAATTCCAAGGGCGTGGATCCCTGCGTCGAGCTCGAGACGCGCGCCGGCATCTGGACGTTCGATGCCAACCGTCCGCGGCAGACGCTGGCGAGCGGCCGTCGCTTCGCGACGGGCATCCGCAACGCCGTCGGCCTCGCGTGGAACGAGCCGGCGGACGAACTCTGGACGATGATGCACGGACGCGATCAGCTGGCGATGAACTGGGGCTTCAGCGACGACTACAACGCCGAAAATCCCGGCGAGGAGCTGCTGCAACTCCGGCTGGGCGACGATTTCGGCTGGCCTTATTGCTACTACTCCACGGAGCTCAAGAAGCTGGTGCTCGCGCCAGAGTACGGCGGGGACGGCAAGCAGGTGGGCCGTTGCGCGGCGAAGAAGGGGCCGGTCTACGCCTTCCCGGGCCACTGGGCCCCGAATGCGCTGCTCTTCTACACGGGCAAGTCGTTCCCGTCGGAGTATCGCCACGGCGCGTTCGTCGTCTTCCACGGATCGTGGAACCGCGCGCCGCTGGTGCAGGACGGCTTCCGCGTCTCGTTCGTGCCGCTGGCCCGCGGGCGGGCGGCCGGCGCGGCGCGCACCTTCGCCGACGGTTTTGCCTCCGAGGCGTTCAAGGGCAACCGCACCGCGGGACCGCCGCCGGCGGGCGCCCGCAATCACCGGCCGACGGGCATCGCGCAGGCGCCCGACGGATCGATCTACATTACCGACGATCTCAGTGGGACCGTCTACCGAATCCGTTACCAGGGGAAGTAA
- a CDS encoding ATP-binding protein — translation MRWLRNRGSAWSLVAIAFAVTAALGAIVDQTNVRVRQAEERDLARAALRPYADNVAAAIERRVAQVSGIRAFVQSRRDFATLAHEFDSFGAGLVVAGSTLRAIELVRGDRIELIYPAAGNEAALHLDLRNDPRQEVVRDFLRAAATDSIVLSGPLPLKQGQSGLIIRQRVRAPFLSGGGDQVALVVDTRALLAEAGLTDVPSTIALALYDRGGRLVSTTGAPVPQNPERLVVNVRDGRWELRGGPAAGWAATEGLHVLPLRLAITFITLLVTALVFLVAGREERLSRAVEARTASLRDLVEEHRETIARQNEAERALAASEERLRLALSASRTTTFTVDLPSGRMEWLHDGPSVIGLREADQPTASVGQASQFIDPRDRAMVTAAYAEACRAAGKGALEVRTIGADQVSRWIGLTWLSQAGDHGVVHRIVGTVTDITSRKQLEEQFLHSQKMQALGALAGGVAHDFNNLLTVIVGAGQLARMRLAEGAPPEALEEEIDELLSAGGRAALLTSQLLTFSRRQIVQAQHLDAAELVRSMGTMLRRLVGERIRVETALPKEAVPLFADQGQITQVVMNLAVNARDAMPEGGVLRIGLRCAGRPSGPPLPEESLHGERFAVLSISDTGCGIDPSIRAQIFDPFFTTKPVGEGTGLGLSTVYGIVMRLAGTLRVSSESGKGTTIEVYLPLAAAPPAPQTLAQALAGAPRAVGRTVLLVEDDVALRQVAERILKGDGYRVLCASDGEDALRVSRAFVGSIDLLVADVVMPRMGGMELAAVLLSERPALRVLLMSGYARSSAAPAVLANVPFVAKPFRPAELLAAARTAIATP, via the coding sequence GTGCGCTGGCTGCGCAATAGGGGAAGCGCCTGGAGTCTGGTTGCGATCGCGTTCGCGGTCACGGCCGCGCTTGGCGCGATCGTCGACCAGACGAACGTACGGGTGCGGCAGGCGGAGGAGCGGGATCTCGCCCGGGCGGCCCTCCGTCCCTACGCCGACAACGTGGCGGCCGCGATTGAACGGCGCGTGGCCCAGGTCAGCGGCATCCGCGCCTTCGTGCAGTCGCGGCGGGACTTCGCGACGCTGGCCCACGAGTTCGATTCCTTTGGCGCGGGTCTCGTCGTCGCCGGGAGCACCTTGCGGGCCATCGAACTCGTGCGCGGCGATCGCATCGAACTGATCTACCCGGCGGCGGGCAACGAGGCGGCGCTCCACCTCGACCTGCGCAACGACCCGCGTCAGGAAGTGGTGCGGGATTTCCTGCGCGCCGCCGCCACCGACAGCATCGTGCTCAGCGGTCCGCTGCCGCTGAAGCAGGGACAGAGCGGGCTGATCATCCGGCAACGCGTGCGCGCCCCTTTCCTGAGCGGCGGCGGGGATCAGGTGGCGCTGGTCGTGGATACGCGGGCGCTGCTCGCGGAAGCGGGTCTCACCGACGTGCCGTCTACCATCGCGCTCGCGCTCTACGATCGCGGCGGCCGGCTCGTCTCGACGACGGGCGCCCCGGTGCCGCAGAACCCCGAGCGGCTCGTCGTGAACGTGCGGGACGGCAGGTGGGAGCTGCGCGGTGGCCCCGCCGCGGGCTGGGCCGCGACCGAAGGACTGCACGTGCTGCCGCTGCGGCTCGCCATCACCTTCATCACGCTGCTGGTGACGGCGCTCGTCTTCCTGGTGGCGGGGCGCGAGGAGCGGCTGTCGCGCGCCGTGGAAGCGCGCACGGCCAGCCTGCGTGACCTGGTGGAGGAGCACCGCGAGACGATCGCCCGGCAGAACGAGGCGGAACGGGCGCTCGCCGCGAGCGAGGAGCGCCTGCGGCTGGCGCTCTCCGCCTCGCGCACCACGACATTCACGGTGGACCTGCCGAGTGGTCGCATGGAGTGGCTGCACGACGGCCCGTCCGTCATCGGCCTGCGCGAGGCGGACCAGCCCACGGCCAGCGTTGGCCAGGCGTCGCAGTTCATCGATCCCCGCGATCGGGCGATGGTGACCGCCGCCTACGCCGAGGCGTGCCGCGCGGCGGGCAAGGGGGCGCTGGAAGTTCGCACGATCGGCGCCGATCAGGTCTCTCGCTGGATTGGCCTGACGTGGCTCTCGCAGGCGGGTGACCACGGTGTGGTGCATCGCATCGTCGGGACGGTCACCGATATCACGTCGCGCAAGCAGCTGGAGGAGCAGTTCCTGCACTCCCAGAAGATGCAGGCGCTGGGCGCGCTCGCCGGCGGGGTCGCGCACGACTTCAACAACCTGCTCACCGTGATCGTCGGCGCCGGGCAGCTCGCGCGCATGCGGCTGGCGGAGGGCGCGCCGCCGGAGGCGCTCGAGGAGGAGATCGACGAGCTGCTCTCGGCGGGCGGGCGCGCCGCGCTGCTCACGTCGCAGCTGCTCACGTTCAGCCGGCGCCAGATCGTGCAGGCGCAGCATCTCGACGCCGCCGAACTGGTGCGCAGCATGGGGACGATGTTGCGGCGCCTCGTCGGCGAACGGATTCGGGTGGAGACGGCGCTGCCCAAGGAAGCGGTGCCGCTCTTCGCCGACCAGGGGCAGATCACGCAAGTGGTCATGAACCTGGCGGTCAACGCGCGCGATGCGATGCCCGAGGGTGGCGTCCTGCGCATCGGCCTCCGTTGCGCCGGCCGGCCCAGCGGACCGCCGCTCCCCGAGGAATCGCTGCACGGCGAGCGCTTCGCCGTGCTCTCCATCAGCGACACCGGGTGCGGCATCGACCCGTCGATTCGCGCCCAGATCTTCGATCCCTTCTTCACGACCAAGCCGGTTGGCGAAGGAACCGGACTCGGCCTCTCGACGGTCTACGGGATCGTCATGCGGCTCGCGGGGACGCTGCGCGTGTCGTCCGAGTCCGGGAAGGGAACCACCATCGAGGTCTACCTTCCGCTCGCGGCGGCTCCCCCCGCGCCGCAGACGCTGGCGCAGGCGCTCGCCGGGGCGCCGCGTGCGGTCGGTCGCACCGTGCTGCTCGTCGAGGATGATGTCGCGCTGCGGCAGGTCGCCGAGCGCATTTTGAAGGGAGACGGCTATCGCGTGCTCTGCGCATCGGACGGAGAAGATGCGCTGCGGGTGTCACGGGCGTTCGTCGGCAGCATCGACCTGCTCGTCGCCGACGTCGTCATGCCGCGCATGGGTGGAATGGAACTGGCGGCCGTGCTGCTCTCGGAGCGTCCGGCCTTGCGGGTGCTTCTGATGTCCGGCTACGCACGCTCCTCGGCGGCGCCAGCCGTGCTGGCGAACGTCCCGTTCGTCGCGAAGCCGTTTCGTCCCGCCGAACTGCTCGCGGCCGCAAGGACTGCCATCGCCACGCCGTGA